In Bosea sp. Tri-49, a genomic segment contains:
- a CDS encoding DUF6894 family protein, whose translation MPRYYLDYQDSFHDLVDVDGRELDNDRHAAVAARSMLAGRACLEILRGTDAVISVRVRRGPTPLFCVRLVITEERIYLNG comes from the coding sequence GTGCCCCGTTACTATCTCGATTATCAGGACAGCTTCCACGACCTGGTCGATGTGGATGGCAGGGAGTTGGATAATGATAGACACGCCGCGGTTGCGGCGCGATCAATGTTAGCTGGGCGTGCCTGCTTGGAAATTCTGAGGGGTACAGACGCGGTCATTTCCGTTCGCGTGCGGCGAGGGCCGACGCCACTCTTTTGCGTGAGGCTGGTCATCACCGAAGAGCGCATTTATCTCAATGGCTGA
- a CDS encoding DUF4143 domain-containing protein produces the protein MSHFRTREQDEVDLVLENRRGRIVGIEVKAAVTLRPKDFSGLKKLQEAAGDKFIQGFVRQDHDRATPFSETTRAVAEWKFLHEKPLFLPQGELPSYENITRTYEPRRSQDIEGVAYGPDRTRGHAQGPAGRPAPHGSARHAGVHSNDPARQQDD, from the coding sequence CTGTCGCATTTCCGGACGCGGGAGCAGGATGAGGTTGATCTCGTGCTTGAAAATCGACGCGGGCGGATCGTCGGAATCGAGGTCAAAGCCGCCGTAACGCTCAGGCCCAAGGACTTTTCAGGTCTGAAGAAGCTGCAGGAGGCGGCGGGCGATAAATTCATCCAAGGTTTCGTGCGTCAAGACCATGACCGCGCGACGCCATTCAGTGAAACAACCCGGGCTGTCGCGGAGTGGAAATTCCTGCACGAAAAGCCACTTTTTCTCCCGCAGGGTGAGTTGCCCTCTTATGAGAACATAACTAGAACGTATGAGCCAAGACGGAGTCAAGATATCGAGGGAGTTGCATATGGACCAGACCGAACTCGCGGACATGCACAAGGCCCAGCTGGTCGACCAGCTCCACATGGCTCAGCACGTCATGCAGGGGTTCACTCGAACGATCCTGCTCGTCAGCAAGACGATTAG
- a CDS encoding Pam3-gp28 family putative phage holin: MQKYTQADQRIGRARAVPIAITSATLSHIARRLLAINFSITIATPSPRTAGDGSGEFTFRHLQENIISEQILSFLRTLVQSAAGALAAKGFIDASGELVIVAFVMWAIPTAWSLYVRRKAGLVASAAVLPEVTKIVTTADIATTVDDPAVTTR; this comes from the coding sequence ATGCAGAAATACACGCAAGCGGATCAGAGAATCGGCAGGGCTAGGGCGGTTCCGATCGCGATCACCAGCGCCACCCTGAGCCACATCGCGCGCAGGTTATTGGCCATCAACTTTTCCATCACGATCGCAACGCCCTCACCGCGCACCGCCGGCGACGGTAGCGGCGAATTTACGTTTCGTCACCTCCAGGAGAACATCATAAGCGAACAGATCCTCAGCTTCTTGCGCACCCTCGTGCAGAGCGCTGCAGGCGCCCTTGCTGCAAAGGGCTTCATCGATGCCTCCGGCGAGCTGGTGATCGTCGCCTTCGTTATGTGGGCAATCCCAACGGCCTGGAGCCTCTACGTCCGCCGCAAGGCCGGCCTTGTCGCATCGGCTGCCGTCTTGCCAGAGGTGACGAAGATCGTCACCACGGCCGATATCGCAACGACGGTCGATGATCCCGCGGTGACGACCCGCTGA
- a CDS encoding DUF1236 domain-containing protein, which yields MLRNAIFAAGLILLPATAMAQGQGQPNGLPEPPSMRSELAPRFKQYVVTQRPTSYSYAQPLSVGTVLPQQGVTYRDVPAEYGVSGYRYTVVNDRTVLVEPSTGRIVQIIE from the coding sequence ATGCTCAGGAACGCCATCTTTGCCGCCGGACTCATACTGCTGCCTGCGACCGCTATGGCTCAGGGCCAGGGCCAGCCCAACGGGTTGCCGGAACCGCCGTCGATGCGCAGCGAACTCGCGCCGCGCTTCAAACAGTACGTGGTCACCCAACGCCCGACTTCCTACAGCTACGCTCAGCCGCTCTCTGTCGGCACCGTTCTGCCGCAGCAAGGCGTAACCTATCGCGACGTGCCGGCGGAGTACGGTGTCAGCGGATATCGCTATACGGTCGTGAATGATCGTACCGTGCTGGTTGAGCCGAGCACCGGCCGGATTGTCCAGATCATCGAGTGA
- the virB10 gene encoding type IV secretion system protein VirB10, whose product MPSADDYRAFELEAAAATSVARGRTVLGRLLTVGIPAGALVVAGWLLYRTTNQRPTIMTTPDKEEFTTTQFPAPSLSTPRPQTDQGTIVIPQAPVEPPAPPPPPPQTIQPPPAPEPPLPTAAANDDEARRLAEFERQRLAEEERRKWERLRAPQVISDNSATAAGAGNLESSSGTATAADDDPNRRFLASVSAAGVDISRATRNNRIDALVAQGTLIRGVLETAVQSDLPGMVRAVVTENVWSYDGRRILIPAGSRLVGEYKSGLTRGQTRVFVVWTRLLRSDGVSIQLGSNGTDDLGRAGSAGTVDNHYLERFGAAIMLSLVGGAAQFLSGFGQNYDSTGNGTVVTTTDPVTGAVTQTQTGVGQNQLSLQARQIAAQNVSQTLTNIAQEALKNSINIPPTIHLDQGIRIIVFVRRDLDFSSLYPDPVKEALRELRRERTIQKPHGLP is encoded by the coding sequence ATGCCGAGCGCTGACGACTATCGCGCTTTCGAGCTGGAGGCCGCGGCCGCGACCTCGGTCGCCCGCGGCCGCACCGTGCTCGGCCGCCTGCTTACGGTCGGCATTCCGGCTGGAGCGCTCGTCGTGGCCGGCTGGCTGCTTTATCGCACGACCAATCAGCGCCCGACCATCATGACCACGCCAGACAAGGAGGAGTTTACGACGACGCAGTTTCCGGCGCCGTCGCTGTCGACGCCGCGGCCCCAGACCGACCAGGGCACGATCGTCATCCCGCAAGCGCCGGTCGAACCGCCGGCTCCTCCGCCACCACCGCCCCAGACGATCCAGCCGCCACCCGCGCCCGAACCTCCCCTCCCGACCGCAGCGGCTAACGACGACGAGGCGCGCCGTCTGGCCGAGTTCGAACGCCAGCGGCTGGCGGAAGAGGAACGCCGCAAATGGGAGCGTCTGCGCGCCCCGCAGGTGATCTCGGACAATAGTGCGACGGCCGCCGGTGCCGGGAATCTTGAGAGCTCATCGGGAACCGCGACGGCCGCAGACGATGATCCCAATCGCCGCTTCCTCGCCTCGGTGTCGGCCGCCGGCGTCGATATCTCGCGCGCAACCAGGAACAATCGGATCGATGCGTTGGTCGCCCAGGGCACGCTGATCCGCGGCGTGCTGGAGACCGCCGTCCAGAGCGACCTGCCCGGCATGGTGCGTGCCGTCGTTACCGAAAATGTCTGGTCGTACGACGGCCGACGCATCCTGATCCCGGCCGGCAGCCGGCTCGTCGGCGAGTACAAATCCGGCCTGACCCGCGGCCAGACCCGTGTCTTCGTCGTCTGGACACGATTGCTGCGTTCCGACGGCGTCTCGATCCAGCTCGGTTCGAACGGCACTGACGATCTCGGCCGGGCCGGCAGCGCCGGCACCGTCGACAACCATTATCTTGAGCGCTTCGGCGCGGCGATCATGCTGTCCCTCGTCGGCGGCGCCGCGCAGTTCCTCAGCGGCTTCGGCCAGAACTACGACAGCACCGGCAATGGCACGGTCGTCACCACGACCGACCCCGTCACTGGCGCGGTCACGCAGACCCAGACCGGCGTCGGGCAGAACCAGCTCTCCCTGCAGGCGAGGCAGATCGCCGCCCAGAATGTCTCGCAAACCTTGACCAACATCGCCCAGGAGGCGCTCAAGAATTCGATCAACATCCCGCCGACGATCCATCTCGACCAGGGTATCCGGATCATCGTCTTCGTCCGGCGGGATCTCGATTTCTCGTCCCTTTATCCCGATCCGGTGAAGGAGGCGCTGCGGGAGCTCAGGCGTGAGCGCACCATCCAGAAACCTCACGGTCTTCCTTGA
- a CDS encoding type II toxin-antitoxin system Phd/YefM family antitoxin, protein MRYSAQVKPISYLKANAADILLSLAEKREPMVITQNGEARAVIQDVASFEQTQETLALLKLLAIGNQDIDAGKTSPVRGVVERLRAKAADR, encoded by the coding sequence ATGCGATACTCGGCCCAGGTCAAACCGATCAGCTATTTGAAGGCCAATGCAGCCGATATCCTTTTAAGCCTCGCCGAGAAGCGGGAGCCCATGGTGATCACGCAGAATGGCGAAGCCAGGGCCGTTATCCAGGACGTCGCCTCTTTCGAGCAGACGCAAGAGACGCTCGCACTGCTAAAGCTGCTAGCCATCGGCAATCAGGATATCGATGCCGGCAAGACCTCGCCCGTTCGCGGCGTTGTCGAAAGGTTGCGCGCAAAAGCGGCCGATCGTTGA
- a CDS encoding DksA/TraR family C4-type zinc finger protein, with amino-acid sequence MASGWAPDGAVQDQIDDSVTDAVRLARAKLPSGLGETHCQVCGDEIPEARRKAMPGARTCVDCQSGIDRRPEFGGINRRGSKDSQLK; translated from the coding sequence ATGGCGAGCGGATGGGCTCCAGACGGGGCAGTTCAGGATCAGATCGACGACTCGGTGACGGACGCCGTGCGGCTAGCGCGGGCCAAGCTTCCAAGCGGGCTTGGCGAAACTCACTGTCAGGTATGCGGCGATGAGATCCCGGAGGCCAGGCGAAAGGCCATGCCGGGGGCTCGCACCTGCGTCGATTGCCAGTCGGGAATTGACCGGCGCCCGGAATTCGGTGGCATCAATCGACGCGGCAGCAAGGATAGTCAGCTGAAGTGA
- a CDS encoding thiamine pyrophosphate-requiring protein: MADSVADFIWNRLHDWGVRRVYGYPGDGIGGLIAALQRHENRISFIQARHEEMAALMASGESRFTNEVGVCIATSGPGAVHVLNGLYDARLDHRPVLALVGQQARTAMGAHYQQDLDLQSLFKDVAGAYVETASVAEQVPHLIDRAYRIAKAERRVTCVILPNDLQTQEMRLPGRKHSMTFSGVGIEMPTPVPGEAALQRAADILNSGERVAMLVGAGALGATDQVLAVAERLQAGIAKSLLGKAAVPDDVAFCTGSIGLLGTRASWEMMQGCDTLLMVGSGFPYAEFLPEVGQARGVQIDLDAGMLGLRYPMEANLLGDAAATLTALLPLLEQKSAPDWRAQIEENARKSWEELTALAEVEADPINPQHVVRELSSRLPEASIVTADSGTTTVWYARNLRFRAGMMGSVSGTLATMGCAVPYAIAAKFAYPDRPVIALVGDGAMQMNGLGELVTIARYWQGWSDPRLIVMVLNNRELAYVTWEERIQAGDPKWPSSQHLPDLPYAEIARLMGIDGERVTDPAQVGPAWDRALAARQPFVLDMVTDPDIPPLPSHITFEQARGFAGALVAGDPAASSVLAKTARSVLSTFLPGQN, translated from the coding sequence ATGGCCGACAGCGTCGCCGACTTCATCTGGAATCGCCTGCACGATTGGGGCGTGCGCCGCGTTTATGGCTACCCGGGCGATGGAATTGGCGGGCTGATCGCGGCGCTGCAGCGACACGAGAACCGGATTTCGTTCATCCAAGCTCGGCATGAGGAAATGGCAGCGCTGATGGCGTCTGGCGAAAGCCGCTTCACCAACGAAGTCGGCGTCTGCATTGCGACATCCGGGCCTGGCGCAGTCCACGTCCTGAACGGTCTTTACGACGCGCGCCTTGACCATCGTCCCGTGTTGGCGCTGGTCGGGCAGCAAGCCCGTACCGCCATGGGCGCGCATTACCAGCAGGACCTCGATCTGCAGAGCCTGTTCAAGGACGTCGCCGGAGCCTATGTCGAGACGGCATCAGTGGCGGAGCAGGTGCCCCATCTGATTGACCGGGCATACCGCATCGCCAAGGCAGAACGGCGCGTCACCTGCGTAATCCTGCCAAATGACCTGCAGACACAGGAGATGCGTCTGCCTGGACGGAAACACAGCATGACTTTCTCCGGTGTCGGTATCGAGATGCCGACGCCTGTTCCGGGTGAGGCAGCATTGCAGCGCGCCGCAGATATCCTGAATTCCGGCGAACGGGTCGCAATGCTGGTTGGTGCCGGAGCGCTTGGCGCCACGGATCAGGTGCTAGCGGTGGCAGAACGGCTTCAGGCCGGCATCGCGAAATCATTGCTCGGCAAGGCAGCGGTGCCCGACGACGTCGCTTTCTGCACCGGCTCGATCGGCCTGCTCGGCACCCGCGCGAGCTGGGAGATGATGCAGGGCTGCGACACGTTGTTAATGGTGGGATCTGGCTTTCCCTATGCCGAATTCCTGCCCGAGGTCGGACAGGCGCGCGGTGTCCAGATCGACCTCGACGCTGGCATGCTCGGCCTGCGTTACCCCATGGAAGCCAACCTGCTTGGAGATGCGGCGGCAACGCTGACGGCGCTTCTCCCCCTCCTCGAGCAGAAGTCGGCACCGGATTGGCGCGCGCAGATCGAGGAGAACGCCCGCAAGTCCTGGGAAGAGCTCACGGCGCTCGCCGAAGTCGAGGCCGACCCGATCAATCCCCAGCATGTTGTGCGGGAATTGTCCTCGCGCCTGCCCGAAGCGAGCATTGTCACCGCAGACAGCGGCACGACCACGGTCTGGTATGCACGCAATCTGCGCTTCCGTGCCGGCATGATGGGCTCGGTGTCGGGCACGCTCGCCACCATGGGCTGCGCCGTACCCTATGCGATCGCCGCGAAGTTCGCTTACCCTGACAGACCGGTGATCGCGCTCGTTGGCGACGGCGCCATGCAGATGAATGGCCTTGGCGAACTCGTCACCATTGCGAGATATTGGCAGGGCTGGAGCGACCCCAGACTGATCGTCATGGTGCTCAACAATCGCGAGCTTGCCTATGTGACATGGGAAGAGCGCATCCAGGCGGGCGATCCTAAATGGCCAAGCAGCCAGCACTTGCCGGATCTGCCTTATGCGGAGATCGCGAGGCTGATGGGGATCGATGGTGAGCGCGTCACCGACCCGGCACAGGTTGGCCCAGCCTGGGACCGGGCTTTGGCAGCACGGCAGCCCTTCGTCCTCGACATGGTCACTGATCCCGACATCCCACCGCTGCCGTCGCACATCACCTTCGAACAAGCGCGCGGTTTTGCTGGTGCGCTCGTCGCGGGCGATCCCGCCGCCAGCAGTGTGCTCGCCAAAACAGCCCGTTCCGTCCTCAGTACCTTTTTGCCCGGGCAAAACTGA
- a CDS encoding YciE/YciF ferroxidase family protein: protein MATNTPKALDDLFHDMLKDVYYAEKQILKALPKMAKAANSAELKKAFETHRTETEGHVERLSGVFDAIGKAPRGKTCDAILGILEEGKAVMEDYADSPALDAGLVASAQAVEHYEMTRYGTLKSWAQQLGHKDAVALLEATLAEETKTDELLTQISSSTNSAAVAKAKAA from the coding sequence ATGGCCACGAACACGCCCAAAGCCCTCGATGACCTGTTCCACGACATGCTCAAGGACGTCTACTACGCCGAAAAGCAGATCCTGAAGGCACTGCCCAAAATGGCGAAGGCCGCCAATTCTGCCGAGCTGAAGAAGGCTTTCGAGACCCATCGTACCGAGACCGAGGGTCATGTCGAGCGTCTCAGCGGTGTCTTCGATGCGATCGGGAAGGCGCCCCGCGGCAAGACCTGCGACGCCATCCTCGGCATTCTCGAGGAAGGCAAGGCGGTGATGGAAGACTACGCCGACAGCCCCGCACTCGATGCTGGGCTGGTGGCCTCGGCCCAGGCGGTCGAGCACTATGAGATGACCCGCTACGGCACGCTCAAATCATGGGCCCAGCAGCTCGGCCACAAGGACGCTGTGGCCCTCCTTGAGGCAACTCTCGCCGAGGAGACCAAGACCGATGAGTTGCTGACGCAGATCAGCAGCTCGACGAACTCAGCCGCCGTCGCGAAGGCGAAGGCAGCCTGA
- the virB11 gene encoding P-type DNA transfer ATPase VirB11, giving the protein MSAPSRNLTVFLDRALSPLRPWLDDDQVVEICANGPGVIWVERFGQSAMERHDVPQLTEQAIRHLAERIAGHSGQSVNEEHPLLSAALPTGERFQGVIPPATTAGGAFAIRKQVIKEMRLDDYRKLGSFKQVETAGEGFLTEADQALCEHLDAGRIEDFIKLAVVSRYSILLSGGTSSGKTTFLNAILKEVPADERIITIEDTREVRPIQQNYLPLIASKGDQGEARITVEMLLQASLRLRPDRIFLGEIRGAEAYSFLRAINTGHPGSITTVHADSPTGAFEQLALMVMQAGLGLKREEIIAYIKSVLPIVIQQTKIGGWRGTSAIYFARMAEWPKERQGEEGGHGAHRRL; this is encoded by the coding sequence GTGAGCGCACCATCCAGAAACCTCACGGTCTTCCTTGACCGCGCGCTTTCGCCTCTGCGGCCTTGGCTGGACGACGACCAGGTCGTCGAGATCTGCGCCAATGGCCCGGGCGTGATCTGGGTCGAGCGCTTCGGCCAATCCGCGATGGAGCGTCACGACGTTCCGCAACTGACCGAGCAGGCGATCCGCCATCTCGCCGAGCGCATCGCCGGCCATTCCGGGCAGAGTGTCAACGAGGAGCACCCGCTGTTGTCAGCGGCACTTCCGACTGGCGAACGCTTCCAGGGCGTCATTCCGCCGGCGACTACAGCTGGCGGTGCCTTCGCCATCCGCAAGCAGGTGATCAAGGAGATGCGACTCGACGATTACCGCAAGCTCGGCTCGTTCAAGCAGGTGGAGACGGCCGGGGAGGGGTTTCTGACCGAAGCCGACCAGGCGCTCTGCGAGCATCTCGATGCGGGACGGATCGAGGATTTTATCAAGCTCGCCGTGGTCAGTCGGTATTCGATCCTGCTCTCCGGCGGCACCAGCTCAGGCAAGACCACCTTCCTCAACGCGATCCTCAAAGAGGTTCCGGCCGACGAGCGGATCATCACCATCGAGGATACCCGCGAGGTCAGGCCGATCCAGCAGAACTATCTGCCGCTGATCGCCTCGAAAGGCGACCAGGGCGAGGCGCGCATCACCGTCGAGATGCTGCTGCAGGCGTCGCTGCGCCTGCGCCCCGACCGGATCTTCCTCGGCGAGATCCGGGGCGCGGAGGCCTATTCCTTTCTCCGTGCGATCAACACCGGCCATCCCGGCAGCATCACCACGGTTCATGCCGACAGCCCCACCGGCGCCTTCGAGCAGCTTGCACTCATGGTGATGCAGGCCGGGCTCGGCCTGAAGCGCGAGGAGATTATCGCCTACATCAAGTCGGTCCTGCCGATCGTGATCCAGCAGACCAAGATCGGCGGCTGGCGCGGCACGTCGGCGATTTATTTCGCGCGGATGGCGGAATGGCCCAAGGAGCGCCAGGGAGAGGAGGGGGGCCATGGCGCGCATCGTCGTCTATAG
- a CDS encoding type IV secretory system conjugative DNA transfer family protein, producing the protein MARIVVYRIGIAILALIAFWLLWGLAYEVVVGLRWAPSRFPSEGSQRWALLRMQNADRSSDFAFIAWRHFHERLIFPPTRTEALIRAGYAAGAVVALGVGLVVIGLINRRQMPFGAARFGTFMEAAKQGLTAKRGIILGTLNGVTIRSDEPAHILVVGPSRSGKGTGFVLPNGYLWQGSAVFFDPKRENFEALAGHRQQQGNKVFMFSPGSPDTHRYNPLDFVRRDERMATDCLVVASFVIPEKADDTWAGAGRLLLSALIGYVLSSPLTAAAQHMRSVARMTTTGKDISTVLRAIVKTESEHLPTWVVDSFNQYIALEPETRNSAVFNINMAMSLWNNGLISAATETSDFDIRALRRYPMTIFIGCSIAELAIFRPLIRILFQQIHDLLMEKIPGPDEPHQVLLMLDEFYHVGRMDSLISKITISAGYGFRMAIIMQDIAQLDELYGRNTRITTVSGSQIKLFIQINDLETSGFVSEMLGETTQIYKTPVMRPGQGVFSPRVWAPHYTPRPLRSPLELREMSARLSILMVKNSPSFELTKIRHYRDKPYRRLYEAAKGSPPALPRLDGWLDKPLGGTISPSAHARQSETEQLPRTAAKAERAASERAPANWKPPDMSPVTMTSPTQRTEPVKASAPRVSTKPSGELSLGTPPAPVGEDCDLRGIIAAAGDEQEATFAIMMQALGEPSSTSSSVAQAAENLKSLQRGFGDADRSAT; encoded by the coding sequence ATGGCGCGCATCGTCGTCTATAGGATCGGCATTGCCATCCTGGCGCTGATTGCCTTCTGGCTGCTCTGGGGCCTCGCCTATGAGGTGGTTGTTGGCCTGCGCTGGGCGCCGTCGCGGTTTCCGAGCGAAGGATCGCAGCGTTGGGCCTTGCTTCGGATGCAGAACGCCGACCGCTCCTCTGATTTCGCCTTCATCGCCTGGCGGCACTTCCATGAGCGGCTGATCTTTCCGCCGACCCGCACCGAGGCGCTGATCCGTGCCGGCTATGCTGCCGGCGCCGTCGTCGCGCTCGGTGTCGGCCTCGTCGTCATCGGGCTGATCAATCGTCGGCAGATGCCGTTTGGCGCGGCCCGCTTCGGAACCTTCATGGAGGCCGCGAAACAGGGCCTCACCGCCAAAAGAGGCATCATCCTCGGCACGCTGAACGGCGTCACCATCCGCTCGGACGAGCCGGCTCATATCCTCGTCGTCGGACCGTCCCGGTCGGGCAAGGGCACCGGCTTTGTGCTGCCGAACGGCTATCTCTGGCAGGGCTCGGCCGTGTTCTTCGATCCAAAGCGCGAGAATTTCGAAGCCCTCGCCGGCCACCGGCAGCAGCAGGGCAACAAGGTCTTCATGTTCTCGCCGGGCTCACCCGATACCCATCGCTACAATCCGCTCGATTTCGTGCGCCGCGACGAGCGTATGGCAACGGACTGCCTTGTCGTCGCGAGCTTTGTTATTCCCGAAAAGGCCGACGACACTTGGGCCGGGGCAGGGCGCCTCCTGCTCTCGGCGCTGATCGGGTACGTACTCTCGTCGCCGCTGACGGCCGCCGCACAGCACATGCGCAGCGTTGCGCGCATGACGACGACCGGCAAGGACATCTCGACCGTCCTGCGGGCGATCGTGAAGACTGAAAGCGAGCATCTGCCGACCTGGGTCGTCGACAGCTTCAACCAGTACATCGCGCTCGAGCCGGAAACCCGCAACAGCGCCGTGTTCAACATCAACATGGCGATGAGCCTGTGGAACAACGGACTGATTTCGGCCGCGACCGAGACCTCCGACTTCGACATCCGCGCATTGCGCCGCTACCCGATGACCATCTTCATCGGCTGCAGCATCGCGGAACTCGCGATCTTCCGGCCGCTGATCCGCATCCTGTTCCAGCAGATCCACGACCTGCTGATGGAAAAAATCCCAGGGCCCGACGAACCGCATCAGGTCCTGCTCATGCTCGATGAGTTCTACCATGTCGGGCGGATGGACTCGCTGATCTCGAAAATCACGATCTCCGCCGGCTATGGCTTCCGCATGGCGATTATTATGCAGGACATCGCCCAGCTCGACGAACTCTATGGCCGCAACACCCGCATCACCACGGTCTCGGGCTCGCAGATCAAGCTGTTCATCCAGATCAACGACCTGGAAACCTCGGGATTCGTGTCGGAGATGCTCGGCGAGACCACGCAGATCTACAAGACGCCGGTCATGCGGCCCGGGCAGGGGGTCTTCTCGCCACGCGTCTGGGCACCGCACTACACGCCGCGCCCGCTCCGAAGCCCGCTCGAGCTGCGCGAGATGTCGGCGCGGCTCTCGATCCTGATGGTGAAGAACTCCCCATCGTTCGAGCTCACCAAGATTCGGCACTATCGCGACAAGCCGTATCGCCGGCTCTATGAGGCCGCGAAGGGGTCTCCACCCGCACTGCCGCGCCTCGATGGCTGGCTGGATAAGCCACTTGGCGGGACGATCAGCCCATCGGCGCATGCGCGGCAAAGCGAAACGGAGCAGCTCCCCAGAACCGCTGCAAAGGCCGAGCGGGCGGCCTCGGAGAGAGCACCGGCAAACTGGAAACCTCCGGATATGTCGCCAGTCACCATGACCAGCCCCACGCAGCGGACAGAGCCCGTCAAGGCCTCTGCACCTCGGGTGAGTACGAAGCCTTCCGGGGAATTGAGCCTCGGGACACCGCCGGCGCCGGTCGGCGAAGATTGCGATCTGCGCGGGATCATCGCGGCTGCCGGGGACGAACAGGAGGCGACCTTCGCCATAATGATGCAGGCTCTTGGCGAACCGTCTTCTACAAGCAGTTCCGTCGCTCAAGCTGCGGAAAACCTCAAGAGCCTGCAGCGCGGGTTTGGCGATGCCGACAGATCGGCCACTTGA
- a CDS encoding ferritin-like domain-containing protein, producing MTNREDHLMDWLRDAHAMEQQAITMLSALAGRIENYPELKEKIEEHLVETKRQASQIESCIERRGGDTSIVKDFTAKFVAMGQGLSGAFVGDEIIKSSMAGYTFEHMEIAAYRTLITASDAVGDPETSAVCARIMGEEEAMASWLADNLPAVTAKYLARDEMDGVQAKH from the coding sequence ATGACTAATCGCGAAGATCATCTGATGGACTGGCTGCGCGACGCGCATGCGATGGAGCAGCAGGCAATCACGATGCTGTCGGCCTTAGCCGGCCGCATCGAAAATTATCCCGAGCTCAAAGAAAAAATCGAGGAACACCTAGTCGAAACTAAGCGACAGGCTTCACAAATTGAAAGCTGTATCGAGAGGCGCGGCGGCGACACATCGATAGTGAAAGATTTCACCGCCAAGTTCGTGGCCATGGGCCAGGGATTGAGCGGCGCGTTCGTCGGAGATGAGATCATCAAGAGCTCGATGGCAGGCTACACGTTCGAGCATATGGAGATTGCTGCCTATCGCACCCTGATCACGGCATCCGACGCCGTTGGCGATCCTGAGACCAGTGCCGTTTGTGCGCGCATTATGGGGGAAGAGGAAGCCATGGCATCTTGGCTTGCTGACAATCTTCCGGCCGTGACGGCAAAATACCTGGCTCGCGACGAAATGGATGGGGTCCAGGCGAAGCATTAG
- a CDS encoding type II toxin-antitoxin system RelE/ParE family toxin: MKEGRFEVELTRGAEDDLESIHRYLLEHRSREAAESLLDAFLEKIHTLEHHPERGSFPRVLEVLGVREFRQILLDPYRLIYRVSGNKVFILVVADGRRDLQALLERRLLGR; this comes from the coding sequence ATGAAGGAAGGCCGCTTCGAGGTCGAACTGACGCGAGGCGCCGAAGATGACCTCGAATCCATTCACCGATACCTGCTGGAACACCGTTCAAGGGAGGCGGCCGAGTCGTTGCTCGACGCATTCCTCGAGAAAATCCATACACTGGAACACCACCCGGAGCGAGGTAGCTTTCCCAGGGTACTCGAGGTGCTGGGGGTTCGGGAATTCCGGCAGATTCTGCTCGATCCTTACCGCCTGATCTATCGCGTCAGCGGCAATAAGGTCTTTATCCTCGTTGTCGCCGATGGTCGTCGCGACCTACAAGCGTTGCTTGAGCGCCGCTTACTTGGTCGGTGA